The following coding sequences lie in one Lytechinus pictus isolate F3 Inbred unplaced genomic scaffold, Lp3.0 scaffold_20, whole genome shotgun sequence genomic window:
- the LOC129282596 gene encoding zinc finger protein 271-like: MHYSEPEVVMTTRRSENYLVSRIMRFLFLFGVARIEWKDYDEAIQTQSNPASGDERSGDLRTQSCDQRTEQTLIEVAAGGDQTSKQSGDLRTQSGDLNSQSCDQKTEQTLIEVAAGGDQTPKQSGDLRTQSGDLNSHSCDQKKAQTLIEVAPGGDQTPKQSRPPYSKVEGRDDGQNGTLSDSGIYRCEFCGSFYAIPLILSRHLKYKHGVDNIVFPSYASHEGFLQIVDGEIQKPAYKSNDFELGDEGILKEGNEVNMTVECKPRIDSYFASCQEVIDNEKFFVCDQCGKAFSQSYNLTLHKQIHTGEKRFVCDQCGKAFSRSGHLARHKQIHTGEKPYVCDQCGKAFCRSSELTRHKQIHTGEKPFVCDQCGKAFCRSRELTRHKQIHTGEKPYVCDQCGKAFCQSSGLTRHKQIHTGEKPYVCDQCGKAFCQSNDLTSHKQIHTGEKPYVCDQCGKAYNRSSNLRRHKQVHTGEKPYVCDQCDKAFRQSSELTRHKRIHTGEKAYVCDQCGKAFCQSSELTRHKRIHTGEKPYVCDQCGKAFCQSIELTRHKRIHTGEKPYVCDQCGKAFCQSSVLTRHKRIHTGEKPYVCDQCGKAFCRSSDLTIHKQIHTGEKAYVCDQCGKSFCQSSKLTRHKQIHTGEKPYVCDQCGKAFNRSSALRIHIRVHTDVNPYVCDQCGKAFCQSSNLRRHKRIHTDVNPYVCDQCGKAFCQSSDLTRHKQIHTGEKPYVCDQCDTAFRQSRDLRRHKQIHTGEKPYVCDQCDKAFRQSRDLRRHKQIHTGEKPYVCDQCGKAFSQSCHLVRHKQIHTGEKPYVCDQCDKAFRQSSDLTIHKQIHTGGKLYVCDQCGKAFCQSSDLTRHKRIHSSGETHNENIEYF; encoded by the exons aTGCAttactctgaaccggaagtggtgatgacgacccgacggagtgaaaattatctcgtctcgcgcattatgagatttttgttcctatttggggtagcgagaattgaatGGAAGGACTATGATGAAGCTATCCAGACACAATCCAATCCAGCATCAGGTGATGAGAGGTCAGGGGATCTCAGGACTCAGTCATGTGATCAGAGGACAGAACAAACTTTGATAGAAGTAGCTGCAGGGGGTGACCAGACTTCCAAGCAATCAGGTGATCTCAGAACCCAGTCAGGTGATCTCAACTCTCAGTCATGTGATCAGAAGACAGAACAAACTTTGATAGAAGTAGCTGCAGGGGGTGACCAGACTCCCAAGCAATCAGGTGATCTCAGAACCCAGTCAGGTGATCTCAACTCTCATTCATGTGATCAGAAGAAAGCACAAACTTTGATAGAAGTGGCTCCAGGGGGCGACCAGACTCCAAAGCAATCCCGCCCACCGTATTCAAAAGTGGAGGGAAGAGATGATGGACAGAATGGAACACTCTCAG ATTCTGGAATCTACCGATGTGAGTTCTGTGGATCATTCTATGCTATTCCTCTCATCTTATCAAGACATCTCAAGTACAAACATGGGGTTGATAATATCGTCTTTCCATCGTATGCATCGCATGAAGGCTTTCTACAGATTGTTGATGGAGAAATACAGAAACCTGCCTATAAATCGAATGACTTTGAACTGGGTGATGAGGggattttgaaagaaggaaatGAAGTAAATATGACAGTTGAGTGTAAGCCACGTATAGATTCATATTTTGCATCATGCCAGGAAGTTATTGACAATGAGAAGTTCTttgtatgtgatcaatgtggtaaggcatttagtcAATCTTATAATCTCACATTACATAAACaaatccatacaggtgagaaacGGTTTGtatgtgatcagtgtggtaaggcatttagtcGATCTGGTCATCTTGCAAGACATAAACAAATCCACACAGGTGAGAAGCCATATGTttgtgatcagtgtggtaaggcattttgTCGATCTAGTGAACTAACAAGACATAAACAAATCCACACAGGTGAGAAGCCGTTTgtttgtgatcaatgtggtaaggcattttgTCGATCTAGGGAACTAACAAGACATAAACAAATCCACACAGGTGAGAAGCCGTATGTttgtgatcagtgtggtaaggcattttgTCAATCTAGCGGTCTAACAAGACATAAACAAATCCACACAGGTGAGAAGCCGTATGTttgtgatcagtgtggtaaggcattttgTCAATCTAATGATCTAACAAGTCATAAACAAATCCACACAGGTGAGAAGCCGTATgtttgtgatcaatgtggtaaggcataTAATCGGTCAAGTAATCTCAGAAGACATAAACAAGTCCACACAGGTGAGAAGCCGTATGTTTGTGATCAATGTGATAAGGCATTTCGTCAATCTAGCGAACTAACAAGACATAAACGAATCCACACAGGTGAGAAGGCGTATgtttgtgatcaatgtggtaaggcattttgTCAATCTAGTGAACTAACAAGACATAAACGAATCCACACAGGTGAGAAGCCGTATgtttgtgatcaatgtggtaaggcattttgTCAATCTATTGAACTAACAAGACATAAACGAATCCACACAGGTGAGAAGCCTTATgtttgtgatcaatgtggtaaggcattttgTCAATCTAGTGTACTAACAAGACATAAACGAATCCACACAGGTGAGAAGCCGTATgtttgtgatcaatgtggtaaggcattttgTCGATCTAGTGATCTaacaatacataaacaaatccaCACAGGTGAGAAGGCGTATgtttgtgatcaatgtggtaagtcATTTTGTCAATCTAGTAAACTAACAAGACATAAACAAATCCACACAGGTGAGAAGCCGTATgtttgtgatcaatgtggtaaggcattcaATCGATCAAGTGCTCTCAGAATACATATACGAGTACATACAGATGTGAATCCATATgtgtgtgatcaatgtggtaaggcattttgTCAATCTAGTAATCTCAGAAGACATAAACGAATCCATACAGATGTGAATCCCTATgtgtgtgatcaatgtggtaaggcattttgTCAATCTAGTGATCTAACAAGACATAAACAAATCCACACAGGTGAGAAGCCGTATGTTTGTGATCAATGTGATACGGCATTTCGTCAATCTAGGGATCTAAGAAGACATAAACAAATCCACACAGGTGAGAAGCCGTATGTTTGTGATCAATGTGATAAGGCATTTCGTCAATCTAGGGATCTAAGAAGACATAAACAAATCCACACAGGTGAGAAGCCGTATgtttgtgatcaatgtggtaaggcatttagtcAATCTTGTCATCTAGTAAGACATAAACAAATCCACACAGGTGAGAAGCCGTATGTTTGTGATCAATGTGATAAGGCATTTCGTCAATCTAGTGATCTaacaatacataaacaaatccaCACAGGTGGGAAGCTGTATgtttgtgatcaatgtggtaaggcattttgTCAATCTAGTGATCTAACAAGACATAAACGAATCCATTCAAGTGGAGAAACCCATAACGAaaatatagagtatttctaa